A window of the Mus pahari chromosome 1, PAHARI_EIJ_v1.1, whole genome shotgun sequence genome harbors these coding sequences:
- the Ifit2 gene encoding interferon-induced protein with tetratricopeptide repeats 2 produces the protein MELEHFIGRQRERLPGEWLQPCSERLDTAGSYTAVMSTASKESLESSLRQLKCHFTWNLIAEDESLDEFEDRVFNKDEFQNSEFKATMCNILAYVKHCRGLNEAALQCLGEAEDFIQQQHPDRVEIRSLVTWGNYAWVYYHMGQFSKAQAYLDKVKQVCKKFSSPYRIENPALDCEEGWARLKCTKNQNERVKVCFQKALEKDPKNPEFTSGWAIANYRLDDWPAKNDYIDSLKQAINLSPENTYVKVLLALKLDEVHKTQAKALVEEALKKNPSAMDTLLSAARFYYKVYDVDRAIQLLRKALESLPNNAYVHYHIGCCYRSKVHQMLNRREMAFNGDRKKLQELIQLALNHLQKAEEMKEMLEHSCSFLADLYTIAKQYEEADHYFQKELSKDLPPGPKQLLHLRYGNFQFFQMKREDKAIYHFMEGVKIKRKTKPKEKMREKLRRIALRRLHEDESDSEALHILAFLQEDENGQQADKDSERAGRGGACL, from the exons ATGGAGCTGGAGCACTTcataggaaggcagagggagaggttGCCTGGAGAGTGGCTGCAGCCCTGCTCTGAGCGCCTTGACACAGCCGGCAGTTACACAGCAGTCATGAG TACAGCCAGTAAGGAGTCATTGGAGAGCAGTCTGCGACAGCTAAAATGCCATTTCACCTGGAACCTGATAGCAGAAGATGAGTCCTTGGATGAGTTTGAGGACAGGGTGTTTAACAAGGATGAGTTTCAGAACAGTGAGTTTAAAGCCACCATGTGCAACATACTGGCCTATGTAAAGCACTGCAGAGGTCTAAATGAGGCGGCACTGCAGTGCTTAGGGGAAGCCGAGGACTTCATCCAGCAACAGCATCCCGACCGAGTAGAAATCAGAAGTCTGGTCACCTGGGGAAACTACGCTTGGGTCTACTATCACATGGGCCAGTTCTCAAAAGCTCAGGCTTATCTGGATAAAGTGAAACAGGTCTGCAAGAAGTTTTCCAGTCCCTACCGGATTGAGAATCCCGCTCTGGACTGTGAGGAGGGGTGGGCCCGATTAAAATGTACCAAGAACCAAAACGAGAGAGTGAAGGTGTGTTTCCAGAAGGCTCTGGAAAAGGACCCGAAGAACCCAGAATTCACCTCTGGATGGGCCATTGCGAACTACCGCCTGGATGACTGGCCAGCAAAGAATGACTACATTGACTCTCTGAAGCAAGCCATTAATCTGTCTCCTGAAAACACTTATGTTAAAGTCCTCTTGGCGCTGAAGCTTGACGAGGTGCATAAAACCCAAGCAAAGGCGCTGGTTGAAGAAGCCTTAAAGAAAAACCCAAGTGCAATGGATACACTGCTCAGTGCAGCCAGGTTTTATTACAAGGTATATGACGTAGACAGAGCTATACAGTTGCTTAGAAAGGCTTTGGAATCCCTGCCAAACAACGCTTATGTGCATTACCATATTGGGTGCTGTTATAGGTCAAAAGTCCATCAAATGTTGAACAGAAGGGAAATGGCATTTAATGGGGATAGGAAGAAGTTACAGGAACTAATACAACTAGCACTGAATCACttacagaaagcagaggaaatgaaggagatgCTCGAACACTCCTGTAGTTTCCTTGCTGATCTTTATACCATAGCAAAGCAGTATGAAGAAGCCGATCACTACTTCCAGAAAGAATTGAGCAAGGACCTCCCTCCTGGCCCTAAACAGTTACTCCACCTTCGGTATGGCAACTTTCAGTTTTTTCAAATGAAGCGTGAAGACAAGGCTATCTACCATTTTATGGAGGGTgtgaaaataaagaggaaaacaaagccaaaagaaaagatgagagagaaacTTCGAAGAATTGCCCTAAGGCGGCTTCATGAAGATGAATCTGATTCTGAGGCCTTGCACATCTTGGCATTTCTTCAGGAGGATGAAAATGGTCAGCAAGCTGATAAAGACTCTgagagggccgggcgtggtggcgcatgcctttaa